Genomic segment of Calonectris borealis unplaced genomic scaffold, bCalBor7.hap1.2 HAP1_SCAFFOLD_59, whole genome shotgun sequence:
CCAGCACATTTGCCCTACTGGCACCAGCCCATTCCCCCCATTGCggccctactgggaccagtacgtGCCTCCCACCGGGaccctactgggaccagtacgtTCCCCGCACCGGggccctactgggaccagtacgtGCCTCCCACCGGGGTCCTGCTTGGGACCAGTACGTTCCCCGCACCGGGCACCTACTGGGACCAGCCCGTGCTCCCCGCTTAGGCCCTACCGGGCCCCGTTCCCCTCCCGTTGGGCCTCACCACGGCCCAACGCCCCCAGCCGGCCCCGGGCACctcccccgcggccgggccgggcccggcgggtgCCGGAGAAGGCGGGGCGGCGGGTGGGAGCCGCCAGGCCCCGGGGCCGGTCACCTTTCTGGATGCGGAGCTGGGCGGCCGAGGCCTTTTTGCTGGTGCCCTTGGTGCCGCCCGCCgattcctcctccttcttctgttGCTTCAGCGAGAAGAGCTTGATCATCCTGCCGGGCCGaaccgggcgggggccggggggcgggggccgggccgggcccggcggcggcgggagccgggcggggccccccccggcggggaggagggggcgggcggcggcgcaggcggcagcgggagccggagcggggagcggcggcggctctGAGGCGATGGGGGGGATCGGCGACGGCCGGCGCCGCTCGGCAACTTCCGGAAACGCTTCGGGGCTGTCCGGAAGGGGCTTCGGGGCTCTCCGGAAGGGGGCGGAGGGGACTTCGGCGCCCTTCGGGGCTTTCCGGAGAGGGCTCGGGCGGGCCCCGAACGCGCTTCGGCTTTTTCCGGAAGGAGAACGACTCGTTCCGGGGTCTTCCCCCGCCGCTTCGGCTCTTTCCGGAAGAGGTTTCGGATCTTTCCGGGAGAGCTTTCGGCTCTTTCCGGAGGCGCTTCGGGTTCTTCCGTAAAGGGGGTGGGTTCGATGCGTTCCGCCCCGCCTCGGGTCTCTCCGGAAAGCGCCGAGTGCTGCCGAACTCTTCCCCGAGCAGCGTCGGCTCTTTCCGGAGGGGGGCGTCGGGTTTCTCCGGAAGGAGAGCGGGCTGGCCGCCTTCGGCTATACTTCGGAGAGCTTTCGACTCCTTTCGGAAAAGCTTCGGCTCTTTCCGGAATACCTCGGCTGTTTCCGGCAGTGCActctcctccccgctcccttcGTGTCTCACCGGAAAGCGTCGGCTATTTCCGGAAgtctccccccacacccccaccccccaaactcGGCTCTTTCCGGCTTCCCCCGTACTTCCACCAGCCAATCCCGCGCAGGGGGAGGAGCTTGAAGCACCGGCCCGGCCTTGCAGTACGGTGCCGGAGGGACGGCGGGCCTTTACTCTCCCCCAGCGGGCGCCGCCATCTTTCTCATGGGCGCCGCCATCTTTACTGGGGGCGTTGCTCCCATATCAGGCATGGGATGGGTTTGGAAGGAGGGGCCCTACTGGGACCAGTTCCCCCTCCCAGAACCTTCCCCAGGGCCATACTGGGACCAGtccctcccctcccagtccccagTATGACCAGCACCAACCCTCCCAGCTCCAGTTCAGCATCTCCCAGTCCAGCACCAGTTTAGCTTCAGCCCCTCCGTCCTCATGGGGGGGTGCAAGGATGGAAGCAGGGGGCACCAGGAAGAGGCAAAATGGGGGGATCCAGCCCCGAGATGAGGGAGGAGCTCCAGGAGGCCGAGACGATGGCTTTATTTCTCCGACAGACGCAGAGGGGGGCacccccacggcggggggggggggggggggacggggacagccgCTGTGGAGGgtgaggggggacagggacaccgcCACATCCCTCCTCACGGTCCTGGGGGGtcaccggggtcccccccccaagGGAGGGCATCAAGGCCCcagggggccggcggggggggccggcgaGCCTTCGGCCTCGTCCAGAGGGATGACGGGCTCGAGGAGGAGGGCGGAGGAGAACTTGCGGTCGCCGAAGGCGGCGCTGAGCCGGGCTTCGAAGAATCGCTGCAGGCCCAGGATGGACTGAACGTCCGCCTTGTCCTGGTGGGGGTAAAaaacaggggtggggggggctggacCCCTCgcccagccccccaaaaaacccGCCCCGGGGGTGCCCCGCACCTCGGTGAGGCGGTTGAACTGCCGGATCATCCTCCAGACGTCGCGGGCGAACTCCTCGGGGCAGCGGTAGTGGGGGGTGAGCTTCTCCTGCAGCTTGGCGCGGATGAGGGTCAGGTCGATGGCGTCGTGGCCAGCCTGGGGAGGGATCCCGGGGGTGAGGGATCCCAGCGGGATGGatcccgcccgccccccccttgGATCCCCTGCCCCATGCCGGGACTCACCGGAGAGCTGGAGAGACGGTGGAGGGGCCGGCAGGGCTcatggcagagcagctccagcagcacatACTCACATTTCTGCAGGGATTTAAAGGGATCCCTCGATCCCTTCACGCACCACCGGATCCCCTGATCACTCCCCCCGCACATACCTGCTGGTCCAGGGGGCAGAGTTTGTGGGGCGGCCCCTCCTTGAAGCCGTCGGCGAAGTCCTCGCTGGGGGGTGGCAGGTCCTGGCACAGCAGACACCTCCACTCGGGGCTGTGGGATCGGGCGAGGGGATCGGGCGAGGGGATCAGGCggtccccctcctctcccagtttgCCTACTGCAGCGCGGGCAGAGCCCCCAGGATTGGGGCCCAGAGCTCGCCAGGCGCCTCGGATCAAGGGAGTGGGGGCAGCCATGGGGGTCAGGGACAGTGGATCCCACAGGGTTTTAGGATCAGCGGGGGGATTCCCACACAGATTGGGGCCAGGCAGCAAAGGATCAAGGCGGGGGTCCGTGATGGAGGGGGGATACCAGCTACCCAGCGATCAAAGAGGTCCCAACTGATCCAAGATCAATGCACAACTCTCCCCATAGACCAGGGCAGTAGATCCCTGGGGGATCTGGGTTGCTGTGTAGGTCCCTGGGTGGACTGAGGACCTACAAAGGATCCAGGAGAGTCACGGATGGAGAAGTAGAGCACCATGGGGCTCGGACATCACAGGTTCTCCCAGGATTTGGGATCAACAGCTAGATCCCAGTGCAGATGAGGGCCAGGAGATCCCAGAGGATCTGGCTTCAGAGGTGGATCCCTCCATGGATGGCAGAAAGCAGACCCCCAGGGCTCTGTGGTCAACAGCTGGACCTCCACAAGGATTGAGATAGGATCTCCAGGGATCATGGGGCGGTCCCTGCGTGGATCTGAGTGCTGGCCTGGTCCATGGGGTTGGAagatcccaggaaaaaaagaaacagcaaatccTGGGGATCCAGTAGCAACCAAGGACTGGAAAACCTGGGTGGCAGCAACTTCTTCGGAGGATCAGTGGATCCCAAAAGACACCAACAGATCCCAAGGGAGACATGGACTAGGGCAAGTGGCTCCCAAAGCTCCAGCAGTGGCCAAGGACCTCTGGGATGGGGAAGAACCGGATCTGGGGTGCGGGAGGCAGATAGATCCCAGAGGCCAGTGATCACTCAAGGAATCTAGTGGCACCAGAGGATCCCCCCGCCCTTGGCGGGGGGAATCAGGAGGGGTGGAAGCAATTCCACCCCCATCCTGCGACAAGGAAGCTGATGAGTAGATCCTGTGAGAGATCAGCAGACCCTAAAGATCCGGTGGCTCTGGGTGATCCCAGAGGAGCAGCAGATCCCCAAGATCCTCCACGATGCCATGGGGCAGTAACCCCCAGCAAGGGGGATCCCACAGGAGAGCAGCAGATCCTGGGAGATCTAGCAGTGCCAGAGGAGCCCCAAGAGAATGATGGAGCAGCAGCCCTCAGGGACGGGAGATCAGTGGATCCCAGGGACGTAGAGGGATCCAGGGAGGTGACCTGGGGCAGCGGATCCCAGGCCGCCCAGTGGATCCCAGGCATACCTGGGGACGTCCTGGAGGGCGGGGAGGTGACAGTCGAGGTGGTAGCAGTGCTCGCAACAGTCGCACATCACCACGGCACCAGCCTGGCAGCAGACGCGGCAACAGGagaccccggggccggggggaggtcCCAGGGGGGCAGATCCCAGCCTCAACGAGGGTCCGGGTGGTCCCGGCACCCCAGGGTGCTTAGGAAGCAGCCCCACCGGCTTGGTGTCCTGGGTGTCCCCGATGGccgcctcctgctgctcctcctgcgaggagggaagagaggggtGAGACGGACGGACGGAGGGCGAGGCGGGGACGGACAGCGGGACACCCACCTTGACggtgaggggggcggggggccgcggctgcGCCCCCCGCTCGATGACAATGAGGCTGAAGTCCTCAGCCGAGGTGCCGGGGAAGACGCGGAAGACGGGGGGCTGCGCCGCCCCCGAGAGATCCAGGTCCAGCCGCTCCAGGCTGACCCGCGGCACCTTGCGGAGGACGGCGCTCACCGGGCCCCCGGGGGGGCGGCTCCTGGGagacacggggcggggggggggtcaggaTTTGGGGGGATCCCCCTCAACGCTCCTGGGTTGATTtccttggggtttggggtgccggCAGCCCCTGGTCCTTTCAGGATGGGGGTGGCAATGGGGAGGGCTCCAGCACAAGGGGAACAAGGGACAGGGGGACCCCAGCCACCCCCTGGCACAGGGTGACAAGGCGGGGGACCCCAGGAAGAGAGTGACAAGGCTCAGGAGAGCGTTGGGTACAGGGTGACAAGGGACAGGGGGATCCCCTGGCACAGGGGAACAAGAGGGGGGTACCCCAGGAATGGAgtgacaggggacagggacatcccCGGACAAGGGAGCCTCAGGAAGGGGGTGACAAGGGATGGGACTGGCAGAGGGCTCCCAGTTGCCCCTGGACAAAGGTGACAATAGTCAGGGGAGTGTTGGGTACAAGGTGACAAGGGACAGGGTCCCCCCCCTTGGGGACAAGGGCAAGGGCTGTCCTCGTTGTCCCCAGACACAAGGGACAGGGTTACCCCAGGCCCGGGGCTCCATCTTCCACCCCCTCAACTCGCTGTCAGAATGGAGGTGCCTtaactcccccacccccacccccacgcCTTCATCATTACCGCTTAACGAGCAGCTTCTTAACGAACTTCTCCTCCCCGGGAGGATTAACATGTTTTCTCCTGTATAACAAGGTCGTCAGGGCaccttgggcagccccaggcagcccccaaagccccaaaATTGTGTTCCTGCCAGCTGGGAGACCTCCTGGGATGGAGCCCCACTACCCAGGGACAATGGTGGGGACACGGTggccctgtcccctgtcctccgCGTGCGTGGGTATGGAGTGACAAAGGACACGGGGGACCGCAGCCACTTCTGGGTACGAGGTGACAAGGGTAGGGGGGACCCTGGGTATGGGGTGGGAGGatgtccctgccacccccaggaTGTGGGGTGACAAGGGACAGGGTCACCGGTGTGGGGTGACGAGGAAAGGAGGTCCCACGTAGGGGGTGACAAGGGACAGGGCTGTCTAAGCCACCCCTGGGCACATTGTGACAGGGGTCCCAGGTACGGGGTGACACAGGACAACTACGTGGAGGGGTTCAAAGCCACCCCCAAGGCACAGAGTGACAAGGGCCAGCAGATCGCTGGGGACAAGGGACGGGGGGGTTCCGCCACACTCACCTCTTCACTCCTGTGACAGCGGCTTCGGGGGGGCCGTTAGCTGCTGAGAAAAACCCGCATCAGGggttttcctcccctccctcatcctcctccctcccccctaggcccccccccgtgtcacccTCCCACTCACCGAGCTCAGCGCCCGCAGCCGTGTCCCCGGGGCTCTCGGCCGTCTGCGGGTAAAGGTGGGGGGGGGATAGGTCGGGGCAGCCCAGCCCCTCGGCccccaggggaaactgaggcagggtgGGCATCCCCAAACCCCCGTCACCGCTCTGTGGGATGCCGGGGGTCCcctgcccctcctcagccccgATTTGGGGTCccaccaggggctgcaggagggggccTGGGGCATATTGTCCTTTGCTCACCACCGTGGCTTGCAGGGGGCCCTGGAGAAGAgagattggggggggggtccaTTACCAGGCAGGCACCCACAGGTGcgggaccccccaaaaaacacacacaccccctgccAGTACCTGCAAGGCGCCcgtggcggggctggggccacGGGGGCTGGTGGCCAGCGGCTGGGGGCTGAGGGATGGCGGGGGGAGGCTCCACTCTGAGATGATGGTGCCTGCGAGGGGGGCAAGGGGTGTCAAGGGGGGCCCGGGTGTCCCCAGGAgcgtcccctccccaggggctCACCAAAGCTCTCGGCGCTCTTGGTCCAGGCGTTGAGGTCCCACTGGAATTTCATGTCACCCTGTGGCTCCACGGGGTCCACGATCATCTTGAGGGCGCGGTGGAGCTGGAAGTAGATctggggggcgcagggggggctCGTCACAACCCGGGGACCTCGAGGGGGATGTGTGACAGCATCCTAGGGGTAGTTGTCACAACGCAGGGAGCCCAAGGGGACACGTGGCAGCCCCCCAGAGACACCCATCGTATTGCGGGGACCCCGAGGACATACgtggcagcaccctggggacactTGTCATATCACAGGGACCCCAAGGGGACATGTGGCAGTGCCCCAGGGACAGTTGTCACATCGAAGGGGCCCCAAGGAGGCAGGTTTCAGCACCACAGGGGCACCCATCACACAATAGGGACCCCAAGGAGACACACGGCAGCACCCCGAGGGCACCCGTCACATCATGGCACCCCGAAAAGGACGCATGACAGCACTCTGGTGCACCCACTGTGCCACAGGGACCCTGAGGGGACACatggcagcaccccaggggcagCCATCATGAGGTTgagggggagctggggacaaGCCAGTCCTCAGGAGCCCATCTTCTGACCCCACTTCGCCCCACGTCCCCCCAAAAGAGGGGGGACCTAGAGGAAAGCAGATCCCAAGCCGAGACGCAGCACAGCCCGGGGTTTGGCTTCGCTCTCCAGGCGCCTGCTTCCCCACCAGTCCCAAAGAGCAGCGTCACAGTGACAGGACAACTGATGGTCCCCAACTA
This window contains:
- the TRIM28 gene encoding transcription intermediary factor 1-beta isoform X2, encoding MSGPAVEAGGPAGKRPDSLDLLERCGVCRERLRAEREPRLLPCLHSVCRECLRAAPGPAAAPAPDGPVVDCPICKHQCHLKDVVENYFLRDSGAEAAATSQGSSQCCTSCEDNAPATSYCVECSEPLCETCVEAHQRVKYTKDHTVRATGSGKAKEGERAVYCSVHKHEPLVLFCDTCDTLTCRDCQLNTHKDHQYQFLEDAVRNQRKMLATLVKRLGDKHASLQRSTKEVRSFIRQVTDVQKRVQVDVKMAILQIMKELNKRGKVLVSDAQRVTEGQQEKLERQHWAMTKVQRHQEHILRFASWALESDNSTALLLSKKLIYFQLHRALKMIVDPVEPQGDMKFQWDLNAWTKSAESFGTIISEWSLPPPSLSPQPLATSPRGPSPATGALQGPLQATVVSKGQYAPGPLLQPLVGPQIGAEEGQGTPGIPQSGDGGLGMPTLPQFPLGAEGLGCPDLSPPHLYPQTAESPGDTAAGAELAANGPPEAAVTGVKRRKHVNPPGEEKFVKKLLVKRSRPPGGPVSAVLRKVPRVSLERLDLDLSGAAQPPVFRVFPGTSAEDFSLIVIERGAQPRPPAPLTVKEEQQEAAIGDTQDTKPVGLLPKHPGVPGPPGPSLRLGSAPLGPPPGPGVSCCRVCCQAGAVVMCDCCEHCYHLDCHLPALQDVPSPEWRCLLCQDLPPPSEDFADGFKEGPPHKLCPLDQQKCEYVLLELLCHEPCRPLHRLSSSPAGHDAIDLTLIRAKLQEKLTPHYRCPEEFARDVWRMIRQFNRLTEDKADVQSILGLQRFFEARLSAAFGDRKFSSALLLEPVIPLDEAEGSPAPPAGPLGP
- the TRIM28 gene encoding transcription intermediary factor 1-beta isoform X1, which codes for MSGPAVEAGGPAGKRPDSLDLLERCGVCRERLRAEREPRLLPCLHSVCRECLRAAPGPAAAPAPDGPVVDCPICKHQCHLKDVVENYFLRDSGAEAAATSQGSSQCCTSCEDNAPATSYCVECSEPLCETCVEAHQRVKYTKDHTVRATGSGKAKEGERAVYCSVHKHEPLVLFCDTCDTLTCRDCQLNTHKDHQYQFLEDAVRNQRKMLATLVKRLGDKHASLQRSTKEVRSFIRQVTDVQKRVQVDVKMAILQIMKELNKRGKVLVSDAQRVTEGQQEKLERQHWAMTKVQRHQEHILRFASWALESDNSTALLLSKKLIYFQLHRALKMIVDPVEPQGDMKFQWDLNAWTKSAESFGTIISEWSLPPPSLSPQPLATSPRGPSPATGALQGPLQATVVSKGQYAPGPLLQPLVGPQIGAEEGQGTPGIPQSGDGGLGMPTLPQFPLGAEGLGCPDLSPPHLYPQTAESPGDTAAGAELANGPPEAAVTGVKRRKHVNPPGEEKFVKKLLVKRSRPPGGPVSAVLRKVPRVSLERLDLDLSGAAQPPVFRVFPGTSAEDFSLIVIERGAQPRPPAPLTVKVGVPLSVPASPSVRPSHPSLPSSQEEQQEAAIGDTQDTKPVGLLPKHPGVPGPPGPSLRLGSAPLGPPPGPGVSCCRVCCQAGAVVMCDCCEHCYHLDCHLPALQDVPSPEWRCLLCQDLPPPSEDFADGFKEGPPHKLCPLDQQKCEYVLLELLCHEPCRPLHRLSSSPAGHDAIDLTLIRAKLQEKLTPHYRCPEEFARDVWRMIRQFNRLTEDKADVQSILGLQRFFEARLSAAFGDRKFSSALLLEPVIPLDEAEGSPAPPAGPLGP
- the TRIM28 gene encoding transcription intermediary factor 1-beta isoform X5, translating into MSGPAVEAGGPAGKRPDSLDLLERCGVCRERLRAEREPRLLPCLHSVCRECLRAAPGPAAAPAPDGPVVDCPICKHQCHLKDVVENYFLRDSGAEAAATSQGSSQCCTSCEDNAPATSYCVECSEPLCETCVEAHQRVKYTKDHTVRATGSGKAKEGERAVYCSVHKHEPLVLFCDTCDTLTCRDCQLNTHKDHQYQFLEDAVRNQRKMLATLVKRLGDKHASLQRSTKEVRSFIRQVTDVQKRVQVDVKMAILQIMKELNKRGKVLVSDAQRVTEGQQEKLERQHWAMTKVQRHQEHILRFASWALESDNSTALLLSKKLIYFQLHRALKMIVDPVEPQGDMKFQWDLNAWTKSAESFGTIISEWSLPPPSLSPQPLATSPRGPSPATGALQGPLQATVVSKGQYAPGPLLQPLVGPQIGAEEGQGTPGIPQSGDGGLGMPTLPQFPLGAEGLGCPDLSPPHLYPQTAESPGDTAAGAELANGPPEAAVTGVKRSRPPGGPVSAVLRKVPRVSLERLDLDLSGAAQPPVFRVFPGTSAEDFSLIVIERGAQPRPPAPLTVKEEQQEAAIGDTQDTKPVGLLPKHPGVPGPPGPSLRLGSAPLGPPPGPGVSCCRVCCQAGAVVMCDCCEHCYHLDCHLPALQDVPSPEWRCLLCQDLPPPSEDFADGFKEGPPHKLCPLDQQKCEYVLLELLCHEPCRPLHRLSSSPAGHDAIDLTLIRAKLQEKLTPHYRCPEEFARDVWRMIRQFNRLTEDKADVQSILGLQRFFEARLSAAFGDRKFSSALLLEPVIPLDEAEGSPAPPAGPLGP
- the TRIM28 gene encoding transcription intermediary factor 1-beta isoform X11; translation: MSGPAVEAGGPAGKRPDSLDLLERCGVCRERLRAEREPRLLPCLHSVCRECLRAAPGPAAAPAPDGPVVDCPICKHQCHLKDVVENYFLRDSGAEAAATSQGSSQCCTSCEDNAPATSYCVECSEPLCETCVEAHQRVKYTKDHTVRATGSGKAKEGERAVYCSVHKHEPLVLFCDTCDTLTCRDCQLNTHKDHQYQFLEDAVRNQRKMLATLVKRLGDKHASLQRSTKEVRSFIRQVTDVQKRVQVDVKMAILQIMKELNKRGKVLVSDAQRVTEGQQEKLERQHWAMTKVQRHQEHILRFASWALESDNSTALLLSKKLIYFQLHRALKMIVDPVEPQGDMKFQWDLNAWTKSAESFANGPPEAAVTGVKRSRPPGGPVSAVLRKVPRVSLERLDLDLSGAAQPPVFRVFPGTSAEDFSLIVIERGAQPRPPAPLTVKEEQQEAAIGDTQDTKPVGLLPKHPGVPGPPGPSLRLGSAPLGPPPGPGVSCCRVCCQAGAVVMCDCCEHCYHLDCHLPALQDVPSPEWRCLLCQDLPPPSEDFADGFKEGPPHKLCPLDQQKCEYVLLELLCHEPCRPLHRLSSSPAGHDAIDLTLIRAKLQEKLTPHYRCPEEFARDVWRMIRQFNRLTEDKADVQSILGLQRFFEARLSAAFGDRKFSSALLLEPVIPLDEAEGSPAPPAGPLGP
- the TRIM28 gene encoding transcription intermediary factor 1-beta isoform X6 — protein: MSGPAVEAGGPAGKRPDSLDLLERCGVCRERLRAEREPRLLPCLHSVCRECLRAAPGPAAAPAPDGPVVDCPICKHQCHLKDVVENYFLRDSGAEAAATSQGSSQCCTSCEDNAPATSYCVECSEPLCETCVEAHQRVKYTKDHTVRATGSGKAKEGERAVYCSVHKHEPLVLFCDTCDTLTCRDCQLNTHKDHQYQFLEDAVRNQRKMLATLVKRLGDKHASLQRSTKEVRSFIRQVTDVQKRVQVDVKMAILQIMKELNKRGKVLVSDAQRVTEGQQEKLERQHWAMTKVQRHQEHILRFASWALESDNSTALLLSKKLIYFQLHRALKMIVDPVEPQGDMKFQWDLNAWTKSAESFGTIISEWSLPPPSLSPQPLATSPRGPSPATGALQGPLQATVVSKGQYAPGPLLQPLVGPQIGAEEGQGTPGIPQSGDGGLGMPTLPQFPLGAEGLGCPDLSPPHLYPQTAESPGDTAAGAELAANGPPEAAVTGVKRRKHVNPPGEEKFVKKLLVKRSRPPGGPVSAVLRKVPRVSLERLDLDLSGAAQPPVFRVFPGTSAEDFSLIVIERGAQPRPPAPLTVKEEQQEAAIGDTQDTKPVGLLPKHPGVPGPPGPSLRLGSAPLGPPPGPGVSCCRVCCQAGAVVMCDCCEHCYHLDCHLPALQDVPSPEWRCLLCQDLPPPSEDFADGFKEGPPHKLCPLDQQAGHDAIDLTLIRAKLQEKLTPHYRCPEEFARDVWRMIRQFNRLTEDKADVQSILGLQRFFEARLSAAFGDRKFSSALLLEPVIPLDEAEGSPAPPAGPLGP
- the TRIM28 gene encoding transcription intermediary factor 1-beta isoform X3, with amino-acid sequence MSGPAVEAGGPAGKRPDSLDLLERCGVCRERLRAEREPRLLPCLHSVCRECLRAAPGPAAAPAPDGPVVDCPICKHQCHLKDVVENYFLRDSGAEAAATSQGSSQCCTSCEDNAPATSYCVECSEPLCETCVEAHQRVKYTKDHTVRATGSGKAKEGERAVYCSVHKHEPLVLFCDTCDTLTCRDCQLNTHKDHQYQFLEDAVRNQRKMLATLVKRLGDKHASLQRSTKEVRSFIRQVTDVQKRVQVDVKMAILQIMKELNKRGKVLVSDAQRVTEGQQEKLERQHWAMTKVQRHQEHILRFASWALESDNSTALLLSKKLIYFQLHRALKMIVDPVEPQGDMKFQWDLNAWTKSAESFGTIISEWSLPPPSLSPQPLATSPRGPSPATGALQGPLQATVVSKGQYAPGPLLQPLVGPQIGAEEGQGTPGIPQSGDGGLGMPTLPQFPLGAEGLGCPDLSPPHLYPQTAESPGDTAAGAELANGPPEAAVTGVKRRKHVNPPGEEKFVKKLLVKRSRPPGGPVSAVLRKVPRVSLERLDLDLSGAAQPPVFRVFPGTSAEDFSLIVIERGAQPRPPAPLTVKEEQQEAAIGDTQDTKPVGLLPKHPGVPGPPGPSLRLGSAPLGPPPGPGVSCCRVCCQAGAVVMCDCCEHCYHLDCHLPALQDVPSPEWRCLLCQDLPPPSEDFADGFKEGPPHKLCPLDQQKCEYVLLELLCHEPCRPLHRLSSSPAGHDAIDLTLIRAKLQEKLTPHYRCPEEFARDVWRMIRQFNRLTEDKADVQSILGLQRFFEARLSAAFGDRKFSSALLLEPVIPLDEAEGSPAPPAGPLGP
- the TRIM28 gene encoding transcription intermediary factor 1-beta isoform X9; the protein is MSGPAVEAGGPAGKRPDSLDLLERCGVCRERLRAEREPRLLPCLHSVCRECLRAAPGPAAAPAPDGPVVDCPICKHQCHLKDVVENYFLRDSGAEAAATSQGSSQCCTSCEDNAPATSYCVECSEPLCETCVEAHQRVKYTKDHTVRATGSGKAKEGERAVYCSVHKHEPLVLFCDTCDTLTCRDCQLNTHKDHQYQFLEDAVRNQRKMLATLVKRLGDKHASLQRSTKEVRSFIRQVTDVQKRVQVDVKMAILQIMKELNKRGKVLVSDAQRVTEGQQEKLERQHWAMTKVQRHQEHILRFASWALESDNSTALLLSKKLIYFQLHRALKMIVDPVEPQGDMKFQWDLNAWTKSAESFANGPPEAAVTGVKRRKHVNPPGEEKFVKKLLVKRSRPPGGPVSAVLRKVPRVSLERLDLDLSGAAQPPVFRVFPGTSAEDFSLIVIERGAQPRPPAPLTVKEEQQEAAIGDTQDTKPVGLLPKHPGVPGPPGPSLRLGSAPLGPPPGPGVSCCRVCCQAGAVVMCDCCEHCYHLDCHLPALQDVPSPEWRCLLCQDLPPPSEDFADGFKEGPPHKLCPLDQQKCEYVLLELLCHEPCRPLHRLSSSPAGHDAIDLTLIRAKLQEKLTPHYRCPEEFARDVWRMIRQFNRLTEDKADVQSILGLQRFFEARLSAAFGDRKFSSALLLEPVIPLDEAEGSPAPPAGPLGP
- the TRIM28 gene encoding transcription intermediary factor 1-beta isoform X10, with translation MSGPAVEAGGPAGKRPDSLDLLERCGVCRERLRAEREPRLLPCLHSVCRECLRAAPGPAAAPAPDGPVVDCPICKHQCHLKDVVENYFLRDSGAEAAATSQGSSQCCTSCEDNAPATSYCVECSEPLCETCVEAHQRVKYTKDHTVRATGSGKAKEGERAVYCSVHKHEPLVLFCDTCDTLTCRDCQLNTHKDHQYQFLEDAVRNQRKMLATLVKRLGDKHASLQRSTKEVRSFIRQVTDVQKRVQVDVKMAILQIMKELNKRGKVLVSDAQRVTEGQQEKLERQHWAMTKVQRHQEHILRFASWALESDNSTALLLSKKLIYFQLHRALKMIVDPVEPQGDMKFQWDLNAWTKSAESFAANGPPEAAVTGVKRSRPPGGPVSAVLRKVPRVSLERLDLDLSGAAQPPVFRVFPGTSAEDFSLIVIERGAQPRPPAPLTVKEEQQEAAIGDTQDTKPVGLLPKHPGVPGPPGPSLRLGSAPLGPPPGPGVSCCRVCCQAGAVVMCDCCEHCYHLDCHLPALQDVPSPEWRCLLCQDLPPPSEDFADGFKEGPPHKLCPLDQQKCEYVLLELLCHEPCRPLHRLSSSPAGHDAIDLTLIRAKLQEKLTPHYRCPEEFARDVWRMIRQFNRLTEDKADVQSILGLQRFFEARLSAAFGDRKFSSALLLEPVIPLDEAEGSPAPPAGPLGP
- the TRIM28 gene encoding transcription intermediary factor 1-beta isoform X8, translated to MSGPAVEAGGPAGKRPDSLDLLERCGVCRERLRAEREPRLLPCLHSVCRECLRAAPGPAAAPAPDGPVVDCPICKHQCHLKDVVENYFLRDSGAEAAATSQGSSQCCTSCEDNAPATSYCVECSEPLCETCVEAHQRVKYTKDHTVRATGSGKAKEGERAVYCSVHKHEPLVLFCDTCDTLTCRDCQLNTHKDHQYQFLEDAVRNQRKMLATLVKRLGDKHASLQRSTKEVRSFIRQVTDVQKRVQVDVKMAILQIMKELNKRGKVLVSDAQRVTEGQQEKLERQHWAMTKVQRHQEHILRFASWALESDNSTALLLSKKLIYFQLHRALKMIVDPVEPQGDMKFQWDLNAWTKSAESFAANGPPEAAVTGVKRRKHVNPPGEEKFVKKLLVKRSRPPGGPVSAVLRKVPRVSLERLDLDLSGAAQPPVFRVFPGTSAEDFSLIVIERGAQPRPPAPLTVKEEQQEAAIGDTQDTKPVGLLPKHPGVPGPPGPSLRLGSAPLGPPPGPGVSCCRVCCQAGAVVMCDCCEHCYHLDCHLPALQDVPSPEWRCLLCQDLPPPSEDFADGFKEGPPHKLCPLDQQKCEYVLLELLCHEPCRPLHRLSSSPAGHDAIDLTLIRAKLQEKLTPHYRCPEEFARDVWRMIRQFNRLTEDKADVQSILGLQRFFEARLSAAFGDRKFSSALLLEPVIPLDEAEGSPAPPAGPLGP